The genomic segment gctaaagagtaaattaGAGGTATGTAGGATGCACTGGAAGCAGAAAGCACAAATGGTTATATTCAATCCCATGTATGATGGGAGTGAAGTTAGAAATGTTTCTCAAAGGATACGCCTTTAAAAAGGGCCTGATAAGATAAGTAGACtttgagaggtaaaaataaataGTGCAGGGAGACAGGAGATATATAGCATCACTGTAATTATGGATATAGGAAGAGCTGTATATTTAGTTATCTATAGGCATATAGCTTAGGTATAACTGTAGGTATAGAGATAGACATTCAGCCGACCCTTGAGCAACACAGGGTTAGTGTGCTGatgtgcaacccagttgaaaaccTGTGTAAGACTATGACTTGCTAAACATTTAActactaataacctactgttgaccagagcCTTGCAGATAACAAAAATAgttgatttttacatattttacatgtaatatgtattatatactatgttCTTACAAGAAAgtaaaccagagaaaataaaatgttttttcagattaTTGCAAGCCtctaaaaatttttccaatacatttatcgAAAAACATCTGCCTGTAAGTAGATTCACACAGACAAACCCTTGTTGTTCAAGTTCAACTACATAAGATAATTCAgtataaagacaaataaaataatggctCACTGAAAGTACAAAGTCAGTTTATGGTAGTGCCCATTTTAAATGACATACAgaagttttgagaaaaatcatttcCCAGTACTATGAGCTGTACCTCCATGTCTGCTCCATTTCCTTCTGTTTCAAGTACAGGACAGACTCTCAGAAAATGTCCGTCAGAAATGCCAGTGCTGTAACAGAATTCATTCTCCTGGGGCTCACAGGTCGCCCCGAactccagcctctcctcttcGCGCTGTTCCTCCTTGTGTACCTTGTCACCCTCTTCGGGAACCTGGGCATGGTGGTGCTCATCAGGCTGGACTCTCGCcttcacacccccatgtacttcttcctcactCATTTAGCCTTTGTAGACTTATGCTATGCCTCCAACGCAACCCCTCAGATGTTGACTAATTTCTTAGCAAAGAGGAAGACCATCACCTTTGCCGGCTGCTTTACACAGTGTTACATTTTCATTGCACTTCTCCTCACCGAGTTTTACATGCTGGCGgcaatggcctatgaccgctacgtggccatatGCAACCCTCTGCGCTACAGTGTGAAAATGTCCCGGCGGGTCTGCATCTGCTTGGCCACGTTTCCTTACATCTATGGCTTCTCAGATGGCCTGCTCCAGGCCATCCTGACCTTCCGCTTGACCTTCTGTAGGTCCAATGTCATCAACCACTTCTACTGTGCTGACCCGCCACTCATTAAGCTTTCTTGCTCTGATACTTATGTCAAAGAGCACGCCATGCTCATATCAGCTGGCGTCAACCTCTCCAGCTCCCTCATCATCATCCTGGCATCCTATGCCTTTGTTACCACTGCCATCCTCCGGATCAAATCAGCAGAGGGAAGGCGCAGGGCATTCTCCACCTGTGGTTCCCACATGACGGCTGTGACCCTATTTTATGGGACTCTCTTCTGCATGTACGTAAGACCACCGACAGATAAGACTGTCAAGGAGTCCAAAATAATAGCTGTCTTCTACACGTTTGTAAGTCCACTGCTTAATCCATGGATCTACAGTCTGCGGAACAAAGATGTCAAGTGGGCCTTGAAGGATGTCCTCCGAAGAAATACGGTAACTCTGATGGCCATGCCACCAATTACCACCAAGCCGTAGCTTTGAGCCCCTGGCTGAAGTATCTTTGCATTTTGATGAGTTTGGTGTTCTCTATGGAAATGTCTCATGTATCTCTGCTAAAGGTCACGTCTGGGAAAATTGAGCTTTGCTGTTTACCTAGACCTTTTGCTCCTGAACATGCGGTCCATGGGTCTGTTGTCACAGCATTAGGTTGGAAGTTGTTAGAAATGTAGCCACACGTTCTGCAACTCAGATCTACTACATCCAAATCTATGTTTTAACCAAATCATAGGTACTTAGTAAATACATGAAGTTTTGAAGAACACTGTGCTAAGGGAAAATTTCCACTTGCTATGTCACAGAGCAGTAACGTGTTTTATTGTTTACAACACCAAACAGATTAATGATGCTCTTAGCTCAGCTCTTTGACTTGATTGTGTCCTTATTATCATAATATTTGGACCTGGAAGTCTTTAAGAAACACATCCTTCTGCATGCCTCCCGTGAATTAccaagtgaaaatagaaacaatGGGCCATAGTGGTGGTGCCTGTTTCTCTGAATGTGCTTGGGTAACAGTTGCTATGGGAATGGGAAGAGAGAGGAATAGAATGACCATCTCTCCCTTAATGTGAGTTTCTGGTTCCAGTTTGTGGCCTCTAGGCTACAGGGACCTACTCCCTGCCTGAGGCCTTCCAGCCTGGACCTTCATACCCAGGTCCAGCAAAACAATGAATGTTTTCCTATTACTTGGGCTTGAAAACTTCTGAACTTGcttggaattattttttatcttctttcctagctttttaaatgaaagtttgaATCTTTGGTTTGACTCTGGCCTGTGTTCACATATAAATGTTTTTACATTTCACCTAAACACCATTTTAGTGGAAAGCCccaaatttactattttttatcattcattttgcaatattttcttatttttctagtgatTTCTTTAATCTATGGGCTATTTCATAGAGAGTTCCTAATCACATATATTTgggattttaaaagatatttcattcaataaTACTAGTAATTTAGTTTTGTTgtcaaagaacacaaagattttGAAAATTTGTTTGCTAGTACTTTTCCAGCTGCATATTGTGATATAATCATCACAATGAGGTTACATCTATCATCTCACATGATTAAAATTATTTAGTTGTTCTGTTGTTGGTGAAAACATTTAtaatctactttcttagcaatttCACTTATACAAGAAagtattgctaactgtagtcaccatTTTGTACATTAGGACCACAGAGCATATTCATCTTACAAGCTGAAATTTGTATCCCTGATAAACTCGTCCCTACTAGCTccaggcccagcccctggcaatcaccatcCTATTCCCTGTTTCTATGAGATGAGCTTTCTTAGATCCCACATACAAGTGAGATTggaaaatatttgtctttctcagtccTGCCtaagatgggaaaaataaaaactgcctAAATAGTAAAAGGAAGTGACGTATTGAAATATGTCACAATAACGTTGTTATATTATGTACTTATTTAGGAGTCAATTATAAAGTCAATCAATCAATCTTTAATATGTTTATGCTACTCTTtagttttaaaatgctaaaacCAAATATGCTTGCATACTTGAGCAGCTGTTATTTAAATGGTTTGTATGTAGAcaagaattgaaaaataatatgtaaaactCAATAATGATAGTTGTTAATAATGTTGTAGGGAGAAAATCATATAACACTCTTCTGTAGGAAAGGAAAATTCTAAATCAAAATGGGCATACCCTGTTAAGAAGGGTGTCCGTTTTGATTAAGGAAGCCTAATGAAACTAGTCATGAAgtcattaaaatacataaaatattaagttCTTTGAAATAATGTGATACACCAGTTCCATATTCCAGAGAAGTATACTAAGAAGCAGACCAAATATCCATTGAGAAAACATATCAAAATTAGAGATTTGAGGTTTTTTGAGAAGATAATTAACTGTCATTAAaggaaattatgtaaatattgtatgaaagtatttttcatcataaaatacttaattttgcTGATAGGatagctcagtggttctcaatacTGGTGGCCAACAAAGTGAAAGGAAGAATTTATCTGCTAGCTAACTATGTGTAAATAAGTTCTTGAGTGAGGCTGAAACCATGACCCTGCTTGATCATAAACAGCtgttttctgctgttgtttttctgAACAATTTCTAAACCACTTTCCCAGTCTGTGTTTCCATTAGTCTCTCACTTGATCCCAAGCTATGCATGCACAAAAAATAGTATTATTGTTCTAGAGAACTGCATTCATGGACAAAcaaaaagggggacattttttctttttttctttttattgttgttgagaCTCATTTTTTCCTGGCAGGTGAATCTCATGGGAGACTGTTGAAATGGAACTTTTCTCCATTGTAGcaagttttctctttctgttttacaTCTTTGTCCAGTGGGCTAtagataaatgaattcagcatagtactcacaaaaatacaaaacacttCCCCATTTTTCCCTTGCTGAACAGACTGCTTGTTTGCTGGTCTCAGACACATGCAGAATGGGGACCCAGAAAACCTAGGGCCAAGTGTCAGGTGGGAGCCACAGGTGGAGAAAGCTTTGTGCCTTCCTTCCCTGGAATGTATCATTGTAATGGTGATGAAAATGAAGACGTAGGAGACAGGGATGATGAGTAGGGAACCTGTGAGGCTGATCCCTGTGGACACGGCCAGGGCAGTTTGCTTTCTATGTAGGAACATGTCAACACCAGGAGGGCTGGGTCAGCACAGGAGAATTGGTTGGTGGTGAAGGTTCCACAAAAGGACAAGCAAGAGGCCAGTATTACCTGCATCATGCCCCACCCCCCAGAGCCCCAGGGGAGCAGGAGTGaccaggcagaggcagaggggctGCACAGTCTGTGGCTATAACGCAGGGGATGCAATTGCCAAGGACCCACCGTTGCCATGGCATCGGGCACGTCACACTCAGTCAGGAGCAGGCTCCTGAAGATCTGCATTTCTCTTGACCACTCCTTGACCACTTAGAGCTCTTCACCTAATGACTTCTCCCCTGCGTCTCTGACTCCTCATTATCTAACCCAGGCTTCCAAGAAACTGGtagcaaagaagagaaaagagatgcATTAGATAGCTTTCTGGATTTCATCCATGATATGACTCTGAATTTTCAAGGTGAAGAAGATTTGAAGACAGCCTCAGCATTCACTGCTTAGCTTTCGACCTGCTTTTGTATGGAGAGAAACCTGATAACATGAGCCTCTGTTGCTACTTTTACTAGTCTTTCAGGATTGAAAAACTAGGGAGTAAATTGATCTGCTTGACCCTGAGGAATGCAGAAATGAACTCTAAGTTAAATTTTCGGAGGTAAACTTCACCATAAAATCTCAATAT from the Manis javanica isolate MJ-LG chromosome 11, MJ_LKY, whole genome shotgun sequence genome contains:
- the LOC108394976 gene encoding olfactory receptor 5M11-like, which encodes MSVRNASAVTEFILLGLTGRPELQPLLFALFLLVYLVTLFGNLGMVVLIRLDSRLHTPMYFFLTHLAFVDLCYASNATPQMLTNFLAKRKTITFAGCFTQCYIFIALLLTEFYMLAAMAYDRYVAICNPLRYSVKMSRRVCICLATFPYIYGFSDGLLQAILTFRLTFCRSNVINHFYCADPPLIKLSCSDTYVKEHAMLISAGVNLSSSLIIILASYAFVTTAILRIKSAEGRRRAFSTCGSHMTAVTLFYGTLFCMYVRPPTDKTVKESKIIAVFYTFVSPLLNPWIYSLRNKDVKWALKDVLRRNTVTLMAMPPITTKP